From Candidatus Nucleicultrix amoebiphila FS5, a single genomic window includes:
- a CDS encoding penicillin-binding protein 1A, with protein sequence MRRFFVSLLSFVLMLGFLGIFAAFGLFYFFGAGLPNYQELANYKPQVVTRLYANDGRLFAEYAAQKRVYLPIQSIPQKVINAFLSAEDKNFYSHFGLDIPGIIRASITNVQRLGQLKRPIGASTITQQVAKNFLLSDISNNISLERKIKEAILAFRIEKAYTKDYILELYLNEIYLGGGCYGVAAAALNYFNKSLDELTVAELAFIAALPKAPTRYNPQKYTERAKARRDWVISRMYEDGHITHEQAVEAIQTPLTVIQRTGAELVQANYFAEEVRRDLIKKFGESVLYKEGLVVRTTLDPRLQNIAREALKMGLLTYDRRHGWRGPVIHLDVQIKDYKKDKDLWIQHLKSLVKPSGAGNWQMVLVLAVDQKHAVVGTEEGNIGTIELADLKWARRWISDRALGPQVTSVHEVMKVGDVVLVDKKNAEANARSFYLRQIPQVSGAIVAMDPHTGRVLAMHGGYSFEMSQFNRATQAQRQAGSAFKPFVYLAGLEQGLTPSTTLHDDPFELNIGYGQGIWRPQNFHKDFVGVLSFRRALEVSRNVPTIRMVYEKVGIQAVADVAQRFGILDHMPAQLAMVLGAGETTLMKMMAGFSAFANGGKRVEPTMIERIQDRQGRTLMFNTFKTCVGCDAARTNPSMPPLLKTRTMQLADERMIYQLNSILEGAVQRGTGHKLRGLGHTIAAKTGTTNDCHDAWTIAYTPDLVVGVYVGFDVTRSLGKDEGGTRAASPIIADFLKDALKGVPDVPFRTPSGIKFVRVDSQSGKQTETGHQGTILEAFLSETEIQDDDEESHEDKKLSYEEENQSDAWLTPSPTEPLVATEGVY encoded by the coding sequence TTGCGTCGATTTTTTGTTTCTTTATTAAGCTTTGTTCTTATGCTGGGCTTCTTAGGTATCTTTGCTGCATTTGGCCTCTTTTATTTTTTCGGTGCAGGCCTCCCCAATTATCAAGAACTGGCTAACTATAAACCCCAAGTTGTTACAAGATTATACGCTAATGACGGACGCTTATTTGCTGAATATGCTGCACAAAAGCGTGTGTATTTGCCTATTCAATCCATTCCTCAAAAAGTAATTAATGCTTTTCTTTCAGCTGAAGATAAGAATTTTTATAGTCATTTCGGTCTAGATATTCCCGGAATTATTCGGGCGAGCATCACGAACGTACAACGTCTAGGACAGCTTAAAAGACCTATTGGTGCTTCAACCATTACGCAACAAGTTGCAAAAAATTTTCTTCTTTCAGATATTTCCAATAACATTTCTCTCGAACGTAAAATTAAAGAAGCAATTTTAGCTTTTCGTATCGAAAAGGCTTACACAAAGGACTACATCTTAGAACTTTACCTAAATGAGATTTACCTGGGAGGGGGGTGTTATGGCGTAGCGGCTGCGGCGCTCAATTATTTTAATAAAAGCCTTGATGAATTAACTGTGGCTGAGCTTGCATTTATTGCAGCTTTGCCAAAAGCTCCAACACGTTATAATCCTCAAAAATATACTGAACGTGCTAAAGCGCGTCGTGATTGGGTGATTAGCCGTATGTACGAAGACGGCCATATTACTCATGAACAGGCAGTAGAGGCTATTCAAACACCTCTCACCGTTATTCAACGCACAGGAGCTGAATTGGTTCAGGCAAATTATTTTGCGGAAGAAGTGCGCCGTGACTTGATTAAAAAATTTGGTGAGTCGGTACTATATAAAGAAGGTCTCGTAGTGCGCACAACCCTTGATCCTCGATTGCAGAATATTGCTCGTGAAGCTTTAAAAATGGGACTTCTTACCTATGATCGTCGTCATGGTTGGCGGGGGCCAGTTATCCATTTAGATGTCCAAATCAAGGATTATAAAAAGGATAAAGATCTCTGGATTCAACACCTAAAAAGTCTCGTAAAGCCCTCTGGTGCCGGTAATTGGCAGATGGTTTTAGTCTTAGCTGTAGATCAAAAACACGCTGTTGTAGGGACTGAAGAAGGAAACATTGGGACTATTGAACTAGCGGATTTAAAGTGGGCAAGAAGATGGATTTCAGATCGTGCCTTAGGTCCACAAGTGACTTCTGTGCATGAAGTTATGAAGGTTGGTGATGTTGTCCTTGTTGATAAAAAAAATGCGGAGGCAAATGCAAGAAGCTTTTATCTTCGTCAAATTCCTCAGGTTTCTGGAGCTATCGTTGCTATGGATCCTCATACGGGACGCGTGTTGGCAATGCATGGTGGATACAGCTTTGAAATGAGCCAATTCAATCGTGCTACGCAAGCTCAACGTCAAGCAGGTTCTGCTTTTAAGCCATTTGTTTATTTGGCAGGTCTTGAACAAGGATTGACGCCTTCAACGACCCTTCACGATGATCCGTTTGAACTCAACATAGGTTATGGCCAAGGTATTTGGCGACCTCAAAATTTTCATAAAGACTTTGTGGGGGTACTTAGTTTTAGACGCGCGTTAGAAGTTTCGCGTAACGTCCCGACCATTAGGATGGTTTATGAAAAAGTTGGGATTCAAGCAGTGGCAGATGTCGCGCAGAGATTTGGAATCTTAGATCATATGCCTGCTCAATTAGCTATGGTTCTAGGAGCGGGAGAGACCACTCTCATGAAGATGATGGCGGGTTTTTCTGCATTTGCTAATGGCGGTAAAAGAGTTGAGCCGACGATGATTGAACGTATTCAAGATCGACAGGGGCGTACTCTCATGTTTAATACCTTTAAAACATGTGTAGGCTGTGACGCAGCGCGTACGAATCCTTCAATGCCACCTCTTTTAAAAACGCGTACGATGCAACTTGCAGATGAACGTATGATTTATCAATTAAATTCTATTTTAGAAGGAGCTGTTCAGCGTGGTACAGGTCATAAGTTGCGTGGTTTGGGACATACGATTGCTGCGAAAACTGGAACGACCAACGATTGTCATGATGCCTGGACCATTGCTTATACACCTGATTTGGTCGTAGGCGTCTATGTAGGTTTTGATGTGACGCGAAGCCTGGGTAAAGATGAAGGGGGTACGCGCGCTGCTAGCCCTATCATTGCTGATTTCTTAAAAGATGCTTTAAAAGGGGTGCCAGATGTTCCTTTTAGAACACCCTCAGGAATCAAATTTGTTCGTGTTGATTCTCAAAGTGGTAAGCAAACAGAAACTGGACATCAAGGGACTATTTTAGAAGCATTTTTGTCGGAAACAGAAATTCAAGATGACGATGAAGAGAGTCATGAAGATAAAAAATTATCCTATGAAGAAGAGAATCAAAGTGATGCTTGGTTAACGCCATCGCCTACTGAACCTCTTGTTGCAACAGAGGGAGTTTATTAA
- the ruvX gene encoding Holliday junction resolvase RuvX codes for MSMMTPQELRILKTSKNRLLGLDVGTKTIGLALSDISWKVATARETIERKKFKKDAETLFQLIDTNDVVACVIGFPINMDGSEGPRCQSIRQFAQNLLAIRDFPIVLWDERMSTMAVTRMMIEADLSRKRRDELVDKLAASYILQGALDFLGVLIKR; via the coding sequence ATGAGTATGATGACGCCTCAAGAGTTACGAATATTAAAAACTTCCAAAAATCGTCTTTTAGGGCTTGATGTTGGAACGAAGACGATTGGCTTGGCTTTATCGGATATAAGTTGGAAAGTAGCTACAGCGCGTGAGACCATTGAGCGTAAAAAATTTAAAAAAGATGCAGAAACTCTTTTTCAATTGATCGATACAAATGACGTTGTGGCTTGTGTGATTGGATTTCCTATCAATATGGATGGGAGTGAAGGTCCTCGTTGTCAATCAATTCGTCAATTCGCACAGAATCTTTTAGCTATAAGAGATTTTCCTATTGTTTTGTGGGATGAGCGTATGTCGACTATGGCGGTGACAAGAATGATGATTGAAGCTGATCTATCACGCAAGCGTCGTGATGAACTCGTGGATAAACTCGCAGCCAGTTATATTTTGCAAGGTGCTTTAGATTTTTTGGGAGTGTTAATTAAAAGATAG
- a CDS encoding transposase-like zinc-binding domain-containing protein, translated as MQVRCKDCGSFKLVRNGKARKHQRYKCKE; from the coding sequence ATGCAAGTTAGATGTAAGGATTGTGGAAGCTTTAAACTTGTAAGAAATGGGAAGGCAAGAAAACATCAAAGATATAAATGCAAAGAATGA
- a CDS encoding cupin domain-containing protein, protein MQQIYDLLDIKDLTQLEPHLDDQKPFGYLEKERGFMAYLNQPKDYKFLAILEIKPGQPRGRHYHKEKIEIFYIISGLTHGQYWLPTMKQDEGIKHVHKPGDFITIQPGLCHEFSAQEPTLALEMTYQPFTLKDTFYPQ, encoded by the coding sequence ATGCAGCAGATTTATGATCTTTTGGATATTAAAGATTTAACTCAATTAGAACCTCATCTTGATGATCAGAAGCCTTTTGGTTATTTAGAGAAAGAGCGCGGCTTTATGGCCTATTTGAACCAGCCCAAAGATTACAAATTTTTAGCAATCTTAGAGATTAAACCCGGACAACCCAGAGGTCGTCATTATCACAAAGAAAAAATAGAGATATTTTACATCATTTCTGGTCTGACGCACGGTCAGTATTGGCTGCCTACAATGAAACAAGACGAAGGTATCAAACATGTGCATAAGCCTGGTGATTTCATAACAATTCAACCTGGATTATGTCATGAGTTTTCTGCTCAAGAGCCCACACTAGCTTTAGAGATGACCTATCAGCCTTTTACTTTAAAGGATACGTTTTATCCTCAATGA
- the prfB gene encoding peptide chain release factor 2 (programmed frameshift), giving the protein MRTELLHVKEDIEQVISLLRRHLDWDTTTRKLDELNKQAEDPNLWQDPEAAQKIMKERERLTTSLARVQKLDGDLKSFVELLELGEAEGDTDIVKEAEEGLLKLQSIAARARLESLLSGEADNNDCFIEINAGAGGTEAQDWASMLARLYSRWAEAHGYKTEWIEESPGEEAGLKSCTFKVIGHQAYGWLKTESGVHRLVRISPFDSNARRHTSFASVWVYPVIDDSIDIVIEEKDLRIDTYRASGAGGQHVNKTESAIRITHIPTNIVVQCQNDRSQHRNKAQAMSMLKARLYEAELKKREEATQAQNAVKTEIGWGHQIRSYVLQPYQMVKDLRTHVEKGNAQGVLDGDIDDFLESALVMRVTNKRMES; this is encoded by the exons ATGCGTACTGAATTATTGCATGTTAAAGAGGACATCGAACAAGTGATTAGCCTCTTAAGGAGGCATCTT GACTGGGATACAACGACGCGTAAGCTTGATGAATTAAACAAGCAAGCTGAAGATCCAAATCTTTGGCAAGATCCAGAAGCCGCCCAAAAGATTATGAAAGAGCGTGAACGCCTCACAACATCTTTGGCGCGTGTGCAAAAGTTGGATGGAGACTTAAAAAGTTTCGTGGAACTCCTTGAATTAGGAGAGGCTGAAGGAGACACTGACATCGTTAAAGAAGCGGAAGAGGGGCTTCTTAAATTACAATCTATAGCAGCAAGGGCACGATTGGAAAGCTTATTGTCTGGCGAAGCCGATAATAACGATTGCTTTATAGAAATCAATGCTGGTGCAGGTGGTACGGAAGCTCAAGATTGGGCGTCCATGTTGGCGCGGCTTTATAGCCGATGGGCAGAAGCCCATGGTTATAAAACTGAGTGGATCGAAGAATCCCCTGGCGAAGAAGCCGGTCTAAAGTCATGTACGTTTAAAGTTATTGGTCATCAAGCTTATGGCTGGCTTAAGACTGAAAGTGGTGTTCATCGTTTGGTACGTATTTCTCCTTTCGATTCAAATGCGCGACGTCATACCAGCTTTGCTTCTGTCTGGGTATATCCTGTGATTGATGACAGTATTGACATAGTTATTGAAGAAAAAGATCTCAGGATTGATACCTATCGTGCATCTGGTGCAGGTGGTCAACATGTCAATAAAACTGAAAGTGCAATTCGCATTACTCATATTCCAACAAATATTGTGGTGCAGTGCCAAAATGACAGATCACAGCATCGCAATAAAGCTCAAGCAATGTCCATGTTAAAAGCACGTCTTTATGAAGCAGAACTTAAAAAGCGCGAAGAAGCCACCCAGGCTCAAAATGCTGTGAAGACAGAAATTGGTTGGGGGCATCAAATTCGATCGTATGTTTTGCAACCGTATCAAATGGTAAAAGATTTGCGTACTCACGTAGAAAAGGGCAATGCGCAGGGAGTTTTAGATGGAGACATTGATGACTTTCTTGAAAGTGCTCTTGTCATGCGTGTAACCAACAAAAGAATGGAAAGCTAA
- a CDS encoding transporter substrate-binding domain-containing protein produces the protein MKMNFLQHNKYYQYVLMVSLYVAVAIFLCAPLKAQDEVIKTGWFPFEPYMYVKETQGFSQLTGLDIKMIEALSQHLGVKPDFSVVQWKQFLSDIKSGQRLIAPFATKTKERSEWAYFSIPYRFEENALFVKYGSSLEFKNVQSFVDMAKKTGFRLGIMDGFVYASDAINDFINDPQYQHQIMRAKFENDNLNNLLKDKIDGFLTDRLVGATLIWRSGHSKDVEERYLGVSTPIHFLISKKLGSPEFLEKVNKAIQEMKASGEHRKIMREYILPVLLMQTIDRPWFLWIEVLAIIAFVIAGMMIADKENFSVLATFGLAIVPSFGGGLIRDIIVGRTPVGILVTPRYVYIVIIAFLTVLFFINVYDFLRHKMKLFVIDKYVPSKAEITRLIQLLDAMGTSAFTVIGVLVAVLGKADPLWIWGPLFAVMTGVGGSTMRNALAGYRALGNELTYAEIPLLCGLGLSLYLDNQVEHVDPTQILLVVLLTIFIGFLMHVFVYHWNIPSIKIHLFKKIPPS, from the coding sequence ATGAAAATGAATTTTCTACAACATAATAAATACTATCAGTATGTATTGATGGTTAGCCTTTATGTGGCTGTGGCCATTTTTTTATGCGCTCCTTTAAAAGCCCAAGATGAAGTGATTAAGACAGGTTGGTTTCCATTTGAACCCTATATGTACGTAAAGGAAACTCAAGGTTTTTCTCAATTGACAGGACTCGATATTAAAATGATTGAGGCTTTGTCTCAGCATTTAGGCGTAAAACCAGATTTTTCAGTGGTGCAATGGAAGCAATTCTTATCCGATATAAAAAGCGGACAAAGGCTCATAGCGCCTTTTGCTACGAAAACAAAAGAGCGTTCCGAATGGGCCTATTTTTCAATTCCTTATCGTTTTGAAGAAAATGCCTTATTTGTTAAGTATGGCTCTTCTTTAGAGTTTAAGAATGTCCAGAGTTTTGTTGATATGGCGAAAAAAACAGGGTTTCGTCTGGGGATTATGGACGGTTTCGTTTATGCATCTGATGCCATTAATGATTTTATTAATGATCCACAATATCAGCATCAAATCATGCGCGCGAAATTCGAAAATGATAACCTGAATAACCTGCTTAAAGATAAAATAGATGGATTCCTAACGGATAGACTCGTAGGGGCAACACTTATTTGGCGTTCAGGTCATAGCAAAGATGTGGAAGAGCGTTATTTAGGAGTCAGCACACCGATCCATTTTCTAATTAGCAAAAAATTAGGATCCCCTGAATTTTTAGAAAAAGTAAATAAAGCCATCCAAGAAATGAAGGCTTCCGGTGAGCATCGAAAAATAATGCGTGAGTATATTCTGCCCGTACTTTTAATGCAAACCATTGATCGTCCCTGGTTTTTATGGATTGAGGTATTGGCTATTATTGCTTTCGTGATTGCGGGGATGATGATTGCTGATAAAGAAAATTTTTCAGTGCTCGCAACTTTTGGGCTAGCCATCGTACCGTCTTTTGGAGGCGGTCTCATACGTGATATAATTGTTGGACGTACTCCTGTGGGGATTCTTGTAACACCGCGTTATGTCTATATCGTAATTATAGCATTTTTAACTGTGCTATTTTTTATTAATGTCTACGACTTTCTTCGTCACAAGATGAAATTGTTTGTGATTGATAAATATGTACCTTCAAAGGCCGAAATTACGCGTTTGATTCAACTGTTAGATGCCATGGGTACATCTGCCTTTACTGTGATTGGTGTGTTGGTAGCCGTTCTTGGTAAAGCTGATCCTCTTTGGATTTGGGGACCGTTATTTGCAGTAATGACGGGTGTTGGGGGCAGTACTATGCGTAATGCTCTTGCTGGGTATCGTGCGTTAGGGAATGAGCTGACCTATGCAGAAATTCCACTCTTGTGTGGGTTGGGACTATCTCTCTATTTAGATAACCAGGTAGAGCACGTTGATCCAACACAGATACTCCTTGTTGTGTTGTTAACAATTTTTATTGGATTTTTGATGCATGTGTTTGTTTACCATTGGAACATTCCTTCTATTAAAATCCATTTGTTTAAGAAAATTCCTCCTTCTTAA
- a CDS encoding IS1 family transposase: protein MDRHEGKTLAWVTGHRNAKTFQRLYEKVKHVKGNFYTDDWEVYSQILPQERHIIGKSGTTRIESDNANTRHHLGRMARRTRIVSRSKDMVDLSLRLWRFLQEPTHFEIIREKFSSIF, encoded by the coding sequence TTGGATCGTCATGAAGGGAAAACCCTTGCCTGGGTTACAGGCCATCGTAATGCTAAAACCTTCCAAAGACTTTATGAAAAAGTAAAGCACGTCAAAGGAAACTTTTACACCGATGATTGGGAGGTTTACTCCCAGATTCTTCCTCAAGAGAGGCATATCATTGGAAAGTCAGGAACGACTCGTATTGAAAGTGATAACGCGAATACCAGGCATCACTTAGGGCGCATGGCAAGAAGAACGAGAATTGTCTCAAGAAGCAAAGATATGGTTGATCTTTCCTTGCGTCTTTGGCGGTTTCTGCAGGAACCCACCCATTTTGAAATAATCAGAGAAAAATTCTCGTCTATCTTTTAA
- a CDS encoding patatin-like phospholipase family protein — protein MMTLQKTKKNYDHYALILQGGGSLGAYHIGVYEALNKAAIKLDTIAGISIGAFTAAIIAGNEPENRLERLHAFWESISWPDFPKTPGIDQMRTLHHKITSLQGVLFGQPNFFVPRFPGPQLHPRGSIAATSYYDTSRLKSTLKKYIDFDRINAKEMRLILGATRVKDGEHVFFDNANMRITPEHVMASGAMPPGFPGVRLEGDLYWDGGCVANTPLEQLFRSKKDENTLVFMVDLFTPFGDEPQDMEDVTIRSKDILYTSRTSHHIDHVIDRHNLSVALQEALNSMPETQKKIELQKSLRKIGNEYGHFDIVHIIYDSTKHKISSRDCEFSKSSLKSRSKYGFEDTEKILTQAPWLKDRSINQAARVHKFIGGKVAS, from the coding sequence ATGATGACACTTCAAAAAACAAAAAAAAATTATGATCATTATGCTCTGATTCTACAAGGTGGAGGATCTCTTGGTGCGTATCATATTGGTGTTTATGAAGCGCTGAACAAAGCTGCTATTAAACTCGATACTATTGCAGGAATCTCAATTGGGGCTTTTACGGCAGCGATCATTGCAGGTAATGAACCAGAGAATAGGCTTGAGCGTCTTCACGCTTTTTGGGAAAGTATTTCCTGGCCCGATTTTCCTAAAACACCTGGAATTGATCAGATGCGTACGTTGCATCATAAAATCACGTCTCTTCAAGGCGTACTCTTCGGACAACCCAATTTCTTTGTACCAAGGTTTCCAGGGCCTCAATTGCATCCTAGAGGAAGTATTGCGGCAACAAGTTACTACGATACAAGTAGACTTAAATCGACTCTTAAAAAATATATAGATTTTGATCGGATTAATGCAAAAGAAATGCGTCTTATCCTTGGTGCTACGCGTGTTAAAGATGGCGAACATGTCTTTTTTGATAACGCTAATATGCGTATTACACCGGAACACGTGATGGCGAGCGGTGCAATGCCCCCAGGATTTCCAGGAGTGCGTCTTGAGGGTGACCTATATTGGGATGGGGGGTGTGTTGCTAATACACCTCTTGAGCAACTTTTTCGCAGTAAAAAAGATGAGAATACGCTTGTTTTTATGGTAGATCTTTTTACGCCTTTCGGTGATGAACCTCAGGATATGGAAGACGTTACTATTCGATCAAAAGATATACTTTATACGAGCCGTACTTCTCATCACATTGACCATGTGATAGATCGGCATAATCTATCAGTTGCATTGCAAGAAGCGCTGAACTCTATGCCTGAAACACAAAAAAAGATTGAATTACAAAAAAGCTTAAGAAAAATTGGCAATGAGTATGGGCATTTTGATATTGTTCATATTATTTATGATTCAACGAAACATAAAATTTCTTCAAGGGATTGTGAATTTTCTAAGTCGTCTTTAAAAAGTCGTTCGAAGTATGGATTTGAGGACACTGAGAAAATTTTAACACAAGCGCCTTGGTTAAAAGATCGCTCGATCAATCAGGCTGCACGCGTTCATAAATTCATTGGCGGAAAAGTAGCATCTTAG
- a CDS encoding DUF2147 domain-containing protein translates to MRFLRLFTLLVTIVALKSQVYAIDPNGQSHADSKKQAVIKDIWLTEDGRAKVNIGSCANNPAALCGKIVWLKEPLDKAGKPKVDKENPDESLQSRPLMGLEILQDFVQSEDSNEWVDGTIYSPKEGSTYSCKINLLEENPNKLRVRGYVLFPALGKTQIWTRAQLESQPHEAANNHENVGHSNQESDE, encoded by the coding sequence ATGCGTTTCCTTAGACTTTTCACACTTTTAGTAACAATCGTTGCATTAAAATCACAAGTTTATGCTATCGACCCTAACGGACAATCCCATGCAGATAGCAAAAAGCAAGCTGTTATAAAGGACATTTGGCTCACTGAGGACGGACGCGCTAAGGTTAATATTGGCAGTTGTGCTAATAACCCTGCAGCACTTTGTGGCAAAATAGTTTGGCTAAAGGAACCTTTAGACAAAGCAGGAAAGCCTAAGGTAGACAAAGAAAATCCTGATGAATCACTCCAATCCCGTCCTCTTATGGGACTTGAAATATTGCAGGACTTCGTACAATCAGAAGACAGTAATGAATGGGTAGATGGAACAATCTATAGCCCCAAAGAAGGGTCGACTTATTCTTGTAAAATTAATCTTTTAGAAGAGAACCCCAACAAACTACGCGTTCGCGGATATGTTCTGTTTCCCGCTTTAGGAAAGACACAAATTTGGACACGTGCTCAATTAGAAAGCCAACCTCACGAAGCTGCTAACAATCATGAGAATGTTGGCCATAGTAATCAAGAATCAGACGAATAA
- a CDS encoding hemerythrin domain-containing protein: protein MNKRLDLLSTPHQEQRSRIYDLGKQLGTIEYSNTENFLDFKQKLENFIKELKQHSLNEGVFIMPLIKPFDKETVELFEIEHSLSERRFHELLSLADKIENADNPEQKKELGLQLYRLFNLMVGEYLVHIFQEENTILDTLWKNYSDLDLTSILVAFKCWAPHERAMAPLFVKSTLANLSAQQIDYMLQFIQSHLPNDIYTLVAHCVQQQRGEQNLTRNLTRRG, encoded by the coding sequence ATGAATAAACGTTTGGATCTTCTCAGTACTCCCCATCAAGAACAACGCTCACGTATTTATGATCTGGGAAAACAGTTGGGTACTATAGAATACTCAAACACTGAGAATTTTTTAGATTTTAAGCAGAAACTAGAGAATTTTATTAAAGAGCTAAAACAGCATTCATTGAATGAAGGTGTTTTTATAATGCCACTGATTAAACCTTTTGACAAAGAAACAGTGGAACTTTTTGAAATAGAGCACTCTCTTTCCGAAAGACGATTTCATGAATTATTATCATTGGCAGATAAAATTGAAAATGCAGATAATCCTGAACAAAAGAAAGAGCTAGGGCTACAATTATATCGACTCTTTAATCTTATGGTAGGTGAATATTTAGTCCATATTTTTCAAGAAGAAAACACAATATTAGATACCCTTTGGAAAAATTATAGTGATCTTGATTTAACAAGTATTCTGGTGGCGTTTAAGTGCTGGGCTCCTCATGAACGAGCCATGGCACCCCTCTTTGTAAAATCTACTTTGGCTAATTTGAGTGCGCAGCAAATAGATTATATGTTGCAGTTTATCCAAAGCCATTTACCCAATGATATCTATACTTTGGTAGCTCACTGCGTTCAACAACAGCGTGGGGAACAAAACCTTACCCGCAATCTTACGCGTCGCGGGTAG
- a CDS encoding OmpP1/FadL family transporter has protein sequence MKKLNWRLASMFSIVGALSANQAVQAAGFALSETSGSFVGTAFAGAGSAKGDLSTMYRNPATMMSIEKRHAAAAQVSLIMPNIKFTNASSYFFNGALISGTNSGNAGSATPIPSAYLMYNAGHNLRLGVGVTSPWGLKTEYDLNSVMRYRAVRSQIETVNVNPNVAWRFHRQWTVGAGLQIQYMKAKLSRVADVGGIINQAALGFTPGSRDTLVDVYGNDWGYGGVIGFIYEPVESTRLGLTYRSHIAHRLEGKATVYNKPASPIALIQAGLDRLPTSGDAVSSSLTTPETINFSFTHEIDPKWTVMGDAVWTNWARIEDLKINTTNRFGVSLPTSIEKQSWQNTIMVSLGTTYKPHQDWKLKLGLAYDQSPVHTEFRSPRLPDADRYWTAIGATYSPNHWVDLDLSYAHLFVKDGTSSLASTKLAGGTTTDNLMGNYKSRLDIVSLQARVKF, from the coding sequence ATGAAAAAACTAAATTGGCGTTTGGCGTCGATGTTCTCAATAGTGGGGGCACTTTCCGCAAACCAAGCTGTACAAGCTGCTGGATTCGCCCTCAGCGAAACAAGCGGAAGTTTTGTGGGAACAGCATTTGCTGGTGCTGGTTCAGCTAAAGGCGATTTATCCACTATGTATCGTAACCCAGCGACGATGATGAGCATTGAAAAGCGTCATGCTGCTGCAGCACAAGTCAGCTTAATTATGCCCAATATAAAATTTACCAATGCGAGTTCCTACTTCTTTAATGGTGCACTTATTTCCGGCACAAATAGTGGTAATGCTGGATCCGCGACACCCATTCCTTCAGCATACTTAATGTATAATGCAGGTCACAATTTGAGACTTGGTGTTGGTGTTACAAGTCCTTGGGGTCTTAAGACTGAATATGATTTGAATTCTGTTATGCGTTATCGCGCAGTACGTTCACAAATTGAGACTGTGAACGTAAATCCAAACGTAGCTTGGCGCTTTCACAGACAATGGACTGTTGGTGCAGGTTTGCAAATCCAGTATATGAAGGCTAAGCTTTCAAGGGTCGCAGATGTGGGTGGTATAATCAACCAAGCTGCGCTCGGTTTCACGCCAGGCTCTAGAGATACTCTTGTTGATGTTTATGGAAACGACTGGGGATATGGTGGTGTTATCGGGTTTATTTATGAACCTGTAGAAAGCACACGTCTCGGCTTAACTTACCGTTCACACATTGCCCATCGTTTAGAGGGTAAAGCGACGGTTTATAACAAGCCTGCGAGCCCTATAGCTCTCATTCAAGCTGGATTGGATCGTCTGCCTACTTCTGGCGATGCCGTCAGTTCATCTCTCACAACGCCTGAAACAATCAATTTCAGCTTTACGCACGAAATCGATCCAAAGTGGACAGTGATGGGAGATGCGGTGTGGACCAATTGGGCCCGTATTGAAGACTTAAAAATCAATACTACAAACCGTTTTGGCGTTTCATTGCCCACATCTATTGAAAAGCAAAGCTGGCAAAATACCATTATGGTGTCTTTGGGAACAACCTATAAGCCACATCAAGATTGGAAGTTGAAGTTAGGTTTGGCTTATGACCAATCTCCTGTTCACACTGAGTTCAGAAGCCCACGTTTGCCTGATGCTGATCGTTATTGGACAGCTATTGGTGCAACCTATAGTCCAAACCATTGGGTTGATTTGGATTTGAGCTACGCTCACTTGTTCGTAAAAGATGGTACAAGCAGCTTGGCATCAACTAAACTTGCTGGTGGAACAACAACTGATAACTTAATGGGTAACTACAAGTCCCGTTTGGATATCGTTTCCCTCCAAGCACGCGTTAAGTTCTAA